From a single Sparus aurata chromosome 13, fSpaAur1.1, whole genome shotgun sequence genomic region:
- the LOC115594119 gene encoding forkhead box protein O1-A-like yields the protein MAEVPTPPPQVEIDPEFEPLSRPRSCTWPLPRPELNDPASSNTSSPAPSVQQEPGGNAEFISNLCLLEEDFEEYAEQKPPVPCNDFQCRDGTCAHLHHQHQQQQHRHLQQQQPQPQQQQQPLPSPQLPPQQQVPPPGVAPQRKSSSSRRNAWGNMSYADLITKAIDSSPEKRLTLSQIYDWMVKSVPYFKDKGDSNSSAGWKNSIRHNLSLHSRFVRIQNEGTGKSSWWMLNPEGGKNGKSPRRRAASMDNNSKLAKSRGRATKKKMALQEGVEGGAGSPGSQYSNWLGSPNSHSNEDFEAWSSFRTRASSDASTLSGRHSPFPSEQDDLGEADGHMMYPGAAGTLPSLSEVTGSMGQRGSEKVMESLLDNLNLLSPKPPQLDSSHSPNAALLHSGPYSATGLTPHPQQDYRKCMYSQVRMNSLSPAPMQTLPETKPGFGAYENQYICPAGLLKELLTADASRDMMPSRDTQVGRGVSLMPPYSSQSHVWVHNGVKMMNPLQRHPVPHVNPQVIHSRGASTPRDLNSCNMIPLTSLSGAPPRMTSLRTCMQLPRAHPAHTNDVSASNGSNSVYRELNLVHPHSHHQERLPSDLDNMSIERFECDMETVLHDTLMEDGALDFNFDPAAASHGFPQRVKTTTHSWVSG from the exons ATGGCCGAGgtaccaacaccaccaccacaggtCGAGATAGACCCGGAATTTGAGCCTCTCTCCCGCCCGCGGTCCTGTACCTGGCCGCTGCCCCGACCGGAGCTCAACGACCCGGCCAGCTCCAACACATCCTCCCCGGCCCCGTCGGTGCAGCAGGAGCCGGGAGGCAACGCCGAGTTCATCAGTAACCTCTGCCTGTTGGAGGAGGACTTTGAAGAGTACGCGGAGCAGAAACCGCCTGTGCCCTGCAATGACTTCCAGTGTCGGGACGGAACCTGTGCGCACCTCCAtcaccagcaccagcagcagcagcaccgtcacctccagcagcagcagccgcagccgcagcagcagcagcagccgctcCCGAGTCCCCAGCTGCCGCCTCAGCAACAGGTGCCTCCTCCTGGTGTCGCACCCCAGAGGAAGAGCAGCTCGTCCCGCCGCAACGCCTGGGGCAACATGTCGTACGCCGACCTGATCACCAAGGCGATAGACAGCTCACCTGAGAAGAGGCTGACGCTGTCTCAGATCTACGACTGGATGGTGAAGAGTGTGCCTTACTTCAAGGATAAAGGAGACAGCAACAGCTCCGCGGGCTGGAAG AACTCCATCAGACACAACCTGTCCCTGCACAGCCGCTTTGTGCGCATACAGAACGAGGGGACGGGAAAAAGCTCCTGGTGGATGCTGAACCCAGAGGGGGGGAAGAACGGAAAGTCACCCCGACGCAGAGCTGCCTCGATGGACAACAACAGTAAGCTGGCAAAGAGCAGAGGACGGGCCACAAAGAAAAAG ATGGCTCTACAGGAAGGGGTTGAGGGTGGAGCAGGCAGCCCTGGTTCCCAGTACTCCAACTGGTTGGGAAGCCCAAACTCCCACAGCAATGAGGACTTTGAAGCCTGGAGTTCCTTTAGGACACGCGCCAGCTCTGACGCCAGCACCCTGAGTGGTCGCCACTCACCATTCCCGTCTGAGCAGGATGACCTGGGAGAGGCTGACGGCCACATGATGTATCCTGGAGCGGCAGGGACGCTGCCCAGCCTGTCTGAGGTGACTGGATCAATGGGCCAACGAGGCTCAGAGAAAGTTATGGAGAGCCTGTTGGATAACCTGAACCTGCTGTCTCCTAAACCTCCTCAGCTGGACTCCTCGCATTCCCCAAATGCTGCTTTGCTTCACAGTGGCCCCTACAGCGCCACTGGCTTGACCCCACACCCACAGCAGGACTACCGTAAGTGCATGTACAGCCAGGTGAGGATGAACTCTCTGTCCCCTGCTCCCATGCAGACACTCCCAGAGACAAAGCCAGGCTTTGGGGCTTATGAGAACCAATATATCTGCCCCGCTGGCCTCCTCAAAGAGCTGCTGACCGCAGATGCCAGTAGGGACATGATGCCCTCTCGTGACACTCAGGTTGGGAGGGGAGTTTCCCTAATGCCACCTTACAGCAGCCAGAGCCACGTTTGGGTTCATAATGGAGTAAAAATGATGAATCCTCTGCAGAGACACCCAGTTCCTCATGTAAATCCACAAGTCATACATAGCCGGGGTGCTTCAACACCGCGAGACTTGAATAGCTGTAACATGATCCCCCTGACTAGTCTTTCAGGGGCCCCTCCTCGAATGACCAGCCTGAGGACATGCATGCAGCTGCCACGTGCACACCCCGCACACACTAACGACGTGTCGGCAAGCAACGGCAGCAACAGCGTCTACAGGGAGCTTAACTTGGTTCACCCGCACAGTCATCATCAGGAGCGGCTGCCCAGTGACCTGGACAACATGTCGATTGAGAGGTTTGAATGTGACATGGAGACTGTCCTCCATGACACCCTCATGGAAGACGGGGCGCTGGACTTCAACTTTGACCCTGCAGCTGCATCTCACGGGTTTCCCCAGAGGGTTAAGACGACCACACATAGCTGGGTGTCAGGATGA
- the f11r.1 gene encoding F11 receptor, tandem duplicate 1 — protein sequence MSVSGLVSVALFLLGATGVSGFTVTTSQANVEVKENEGADLTCSYSADFGSNARVEWKFRDLRDSQVYVVFDGKTTTPYAGRVTMYSGHNLRFSKVTRKDNGAYDCEVSGNGQFKETKVKLTVLVPPSPPVCRVPTSVTTGKTVILSCHDADGSPPPTYNWYKDNTLLPLEPNKIQAFKNYTYKLNPATGELAFAPVRKVDSGQYYCESVNKAGPPKSCKAMNMEVRDVNTGGIVAGVIVALLLLALLGLAIWYANRKGYLPKKTESKPKTNVVYQPTSSSLYGGEDEDGDFKQKSSFVV from the exons ATGTCTGTCAGCGGGCTGGTTTCGGTGGCTTTGTTCCTGCTGGGTGCGACAG GTGTAAGTGGCTTTACAGTCACTACCTCCCAAGCCAATGTGGAGGTGAAAGAGAATGAAG GCGCTGACCTCACGTGTTCGTATTCAGCTGACTTTGGTTCAAATGCCAGAGTTGAGTGGAAGTTTAGGGACCTAAGAGACTCACAGGTGTACGTAGTTTTCGATGGCAAAACAACAA CACCCTATGCAGGCAGAGTGACGATGTACAGTGGCCATAATCTAAGATTTTCCAAAGTGACCCGTAAGGACAATGGAGCGTACGACTGTGAGGTTTCCGGCAATGGACAGTTTAAGGAAACTAAAGTGAAGCTGACTGTTCTGG TGCCTCCGTCTCCACCTGTGTGTAGGGTTCCTACCTCTGTGACGACGGGCAAGACCGTAATCTTGTCCTGCCATGATGCCGACGGCTCACCTCCACCTACATACAATTGGTACAAAGATAACACCCTACTGCCCTTGGAACCTAACAAGATTCAAGCCTTCAAGAACTACACCTACAAGCTTAATCCAGCCACTGGTGAACTG GCGTTTGCACCTGTGCGTAAGGTGGACTCCGGTCAGTACTACTGCGAGTCTGTCAACAAAGCTGGTCCCCCTAAGAGCTGTAAAGCCATGAATATGGAAGTCC GTGACGTAAACACTGGAGGAATTGTTGCTGGAGTAATtgtggctctgctgctgctggccctgCTGGGACTCGCCATTTGGTATGCCAACAGGAAAGGATACCTGCCCA aaaagacagaaag CAAACCAAAGACAAACGTGGTCTACCAgcccacatcatcatcattgtatggtggtgaagatgaagat ggAGATTTCAAACAGAAGTCATCGTTTGTGGTATAG